One Gossypium hirsutum isolate 1008001.06 chromosome A11, Gossypium_hirsutum_v2.1, whole genome shotgun sequence genomic window carries:
- the LOC107942984 gene encoding probable disease resistance protein At4g27220 — translation MDYFLNKIDKHLDNHGSLDQNMNALKRKLNDLNGLKEEIESRVSSELQPTKKLKKEVQIWLENVERINGEIQSLDGRIGESSALIRGFQSEDVLMRMKEVEEHIQQGKFSEGLVVDNSRRIGQVLSTSTLSGEATKLCMEEIWQCLMNDEVRKIGVWGMGGVGKTSIMKHINNQLLKETHKFDVVIWISVSKEMSLARLQKDLASKLDVKFSGNECETTRAGMLFETLSFKFSRFVMILDDVWERVSLEKVGIPESSNGSKLVLTTRSLDVCRHVGCNRVIQIKPLAEEEAWNLFLEIVGGNILNIPGLEPVAKSITKHCAGLPLGVIVVAACMKGLDDLFEWRNALKELSLARQSVNGLEDEVIQQLRFSYDRLKDQKLQHCFLNCALYPEDFAIREIDLVHLWIAEGLVEEMNSRQAEYDKGCAIMNRLINNCLLEVPTETENGRCVKMHDLVRDMALHITCGTPRFLVKAGMRLTEPPDMQEWRKDLEKVSLMENWGLQLPYPLEISPPKCPMLTTLLLSGCNIQSIPEGFFKHMHRLKILDLSANPIKNLPDSITNLKNLTALLLRHCRSLEKVPSLSKFQVLKELNLEATNIKEVPCGMKNLLKLNYLNLNGIGDLHEIPDRTLSKLSCLQDLIVGETLISGEDVGGLKKLEILKGRFYDLRNLNAYVQALHGREEPLEYIIRVGERGWVEQINTRKYIELCGCNIYTNQIILPHVEELYIKECNLNCSEGYPLFSRFILISLSTFSSLKFLDIYNCKGMKKLFSPNCLPLNLQELSVSECNKLEEIIAIELGWNQRGKATMEFHLPQLRLFSLWNLPKLKSICSVNGVIICDSLEIIEVRNCPKLKRMPLNLSQLDNIRLQPSGPLSPLICIKPEEWWESVEWDHPNAKSILEPLLRSCW, via the coding sequence ATGGATTATTTTCTGAATAAGATTGATAAACACTTGGACAATCACGGAAGCCTCGATCAGAATATGAATGCGcttaaaaggaaattaaatgaTTTGAACGGTCTGAAGGAAGAGATAGAATCTAGAGTGAGCTCAGAGCTGCAGCCAACAAAGAAACTCAAGAAAGAGGTCCAAATATGGTTGGAAAATGTTGAAAGAATCAATGGCGAAATACAAAGCCTTGATGGAAGAATCGGAGAAAGCAGTGCTCTTATACGCGGTTTCCAATCAGAAGATGTGTTAATGAGGATGAAGGAAGTTGAAGAACATATTCAACAAGGCAAATTTTCTGAAGGTTTGGTGGTTGACAATTCTCGACGGATTGGACAAGTTTTATCGACTTCAACTCTATCAGGTGAAGCTACGAAGTTATGCATGGAAGAAATTTGGCAGTGCTTGATGAATGATGAGGTTCGAAAAATTGGAGTTTGGGGGATGGGAGGAGTAGGGAAAACAAGCATTATGAAGCATATAAACAATCAACTCTTGAAAGAGACCCACAAGTTCGATGTTGTGATTTGGATCAGTGTATCAAAGGAGATGAGTCTTGCTAGACTGCAGAAAGACCTTGCAAGTAAACTTGATGTAAAATTTTCTGGCAATGAATGTGAAACAACAAGGGCAGGGATGTTGTTTGAAACATTGTCTTTCAAGTTCAGTAGGTTTGTGATGATCTTGGACGATGTATGGGAGAGGGTTTCCCTTGAGAAGGTAGGAATCCCTGAGTCATCTAATGGGAGTAAATTAGTGTTAACAACGCGATCACTTGATGTGTGTCGACATGTGGGTTGTAATAGAGTAATTCAAATAAAGCCTCTTGCGGAAGAAGAGGCATGGAACTTGTTCTTGGAGATTGTAGGTGGGAATATTCTAAATATTCCAGGATTGGAACCAGTTGCAAAATCAATAACTAAGCATTGTGCGGGTTTGCCCTTGGGAGTAATTGTTGTAGCTGCTTGTATGAAGGGACTTGATGACCTTTTTGAATGGAGGAATGCGCTAAAGGAACTAAGTCTAGCAAGACAAAGTGTTAATGGATTGGAAGATGAGGTGATCCAACAATTGCGATTTAGTTATGATCGTTTAAAGGATCAAAAACTTCAACACTGTTTCCTCAACTGTGCCTTATATCCTGAAGATTTTGCAATCAGAGAGATAGATCTTGTTCATCTTTGGATTGCAGAAGGGCTTGTAGAAGAAATGAACAGTAGGCAAGCAGAGTACGACAAGGGTTGTGCAATAATGAATAGACTCATAAACAACTGTTTGTTAGAAGTTCCTACGGAAACAGAAAATGGAAGATGTGTAAAGATGCATGATCTTGTAAGGGACATGGCATTACATATCACATGTGGAACACCTCGATTCTTGGTAAAAGCTGGCATGAGATTAACGGAGCCACCAGATATGCAAGAATGGAGAAAGGACCTAGAAAAAGTTTCATTGATGGAGAATTGGGGGTTACAACTTCCCTATCCTTTGGAAATATCGCCACCAAAGTGTCCGATGCTCACAACACTGTTGTTGTCTGGTTGTAATATACAAAGCATTCCAGAAGGCTTCTTCAAGCATATGCACAGACTGAAGATTCTTGATCTTTCTGCAAATCCTATCAAGAATCTCCCAGATTCCATTACTAATTTGAAGAACCTCACTGCGCTATTGCTTCGTCATTGTCGAAGTTTAGAGAAGGTGCCATCATTGTCAAAATTTCAAGTCTTGAAGGAGTTGAATCTTGAAGCAACAAATATCAAGGAAGTCCCTTGTGGGATGAAAAACTTGTTGAAACTCAATTACCTGAATTTGAATGGTATAGGAGACCTACATGAGATTCCTGATCGAACATTATCAAAACTTTCTTGCCTTCAAGACTTGATTGTTGGTGAAACATTGATAAGTGGAGAAGATGTTGGTGGATTGAAGAAACTGGAAATTCTTAAAGGGAGGTTTTACGACTTGCGCAACTTAAATGCATATGTCCAAGCTTTACATGGTCGAGAAGAGCCTCTTGAATACATCATCCGCGTGGGTGAGAGAGGATGGGTGGAGCAAATTAATACAAGAAAGTACATTGAGTTATGTGGTTGTAATATCTATACCAATCAGATTATACTTCCACATGTTGAGGAGTTATACATTAAGGAGTGCAATCTCAATTGTAGCGAAGGATATCCGCTTTTCTCCAGGTTTATCCTAATCTCACTTAGCACATTCTCCTCTCTTAAAtttcttgatatatataattgtaaaggCATGAAAAAATTGTTTTCTCCAAATTGCTTGCCACTAAATTTACAAGAGCTTAGCGTATCGGAGTGTAACAAGCTAGAGGAAATAATAGCAATAGAACTTGGATGGAATCAAAGAGGAAAGGCTACCATGGAGTTTCATCTACCACAATTAAGGTTATTTTCACTATGGAATCTACCAAAATTGAAGAGCATTTGCAGTGTTAATGGAGTAATCATTTGTGATTCACTTGAAATAATTGAGGTAAGAAATTGTCCGAAATTAAAAAGAATGCCTTTAAATCTTTCCCAACTTGATAATATTAGACTTCAACCATCTGGCCCTCTCTCCCCTCTTATTTGTATAAAGCCAGAAGAGTGGTGGGAATCAGTGGAATGGGATCATCCGAATGCCAAATCTATTTTAGAGCCCTTGTTGAGGTCTTGCTGGTAG
- the LOC107942982 gene encoding probable disease resistance protein At1g61300: MDFILNKIDKRLDNHRSLDQHVNDLKRKLTELNGVKEDTDSRMNAELQPRKKLKTEFQIWLENVERINGEVQNLNERIGESSTLTRGFHADDVLKRTREVEELIQQGKFQEGLVVDNPQWIGQVLSTTTLSGEGANACVEKIWQCLMDDEVGKIGVWGMGGVGKTSIVKLINNQLLKEMGKFDVVIWTTVSKEMSIAKLQKDIASQIKVTFCGDECETRRAGMLLEALSRKRRPVFILDDLWQEVSLEKVGIPEPSVGNKLVLTTRSFDVCRKMGCRAIKVKPLVEEEAWKLFSEKVGRDILNVPGVEPIAKKIAKRCAGLPLGVITVASCMKGIDDLSEWRNALKELSEHKQSVNELEDEVFQQLRFSYDRLNDLKLQRCFLSCALYPEDWRIKERELVKLWIAEGLVEEMDSRQAEFDKGHAIINRLKNNCLLEDFSELVKKYRLISDMAYNKRGVKMHGHTRYMACNKRRVKMHDLTRDMALHIKSTKPRFLVKAGMGLREPPNVQEWSEDLEKVSLMRNRMLEVLYPLEMSPPKCPMLTTLLLADCGIKGIPEGFFNHMDGLKILNLSGNPIKSLPNSISNLKNLTELLLAFCKKLDDVPFLSKLRVLKELDLQGTKIKEVPHGLENLLSLKYLNLEHSIIHEIPNGILSKLSCLQYLNVIGTLISGKDVGELKKLEMIKGRFYDFRDLSMYLQACHDGEEPRKYIIHVGKRQSPVSIATKSIKLRDCNISNQIMLPRDIEELYVRNCTFCCHENYPLFSRFVLTSLNTFSSLTSLEIRDVKNMKKLFSPNCMPLKLEVLKISLCVQLEEIIALDFESNERGRATMEFCLLKLKELVLECLPELKSICKVDAVVVCESLKWIDVRDCRKLKRLPFSLPQIRSSSPLSFSIYVTPEEWWKSVEWDDYHAQSLLEPFVTFLST, translated from the coding sequence ATGGACTTTATTCTGAATAAGATTGATAAACGCTTGGACAATCACAGAAGCCTTGATCAGCATGTGAATGACCTGAAAAGAAAATTGACAGAATTGAATGGTGTGAAGGAAGATACGGATTCTAGAATGAACGCAGAGCTGCagccaagaaagaaactcaagaCGGAATTCCAGATATGGTTGGAAAATGTCGAAAGAATCAATGGCGAAGTTCAAAACCTTAATGAACGAATCGGTGAAAGCAGTACTCTTACACGTGGATTTCATGCAGACGATGTGTTAAAGAGGACAAGAGAAGTTGAGGAACTTATTCAACAAGGCAAATTTCAGGAAGGTTTGGTGGTTGACAATCCTCAATGGATTGGACAGGTTTTGTCGACAACAACTTTATCGGGCGAAGGTGCAAATGCTTGTGTGGAAAAGATTTGGCAGTGCTTAATGGATGATGAGGTTGGAAAGATTGGAGTTTGGGGGATGGGTGGTGTGGGGAAAACCAGCATCGTGAAGCTTATAAACAATCAACTCTTAAAAGAGATGGGGAAGTTCGATGTTGTGATTTGGACCACTGTATCCAAGGAGATGAGTATTGCTAAACTACAAAAAGACATTGCAAGTCAAATCAAAGTAACTTTTTGTGGTGATGAATGTGAAACAAGAAGGGCAGGGATGCTGCTTGAAGCATTGTCACGAAAGCGAAGGCCTGTGTTCATCTTGGATGACCTATGGCAGGAGGTTTCCCTTGAGAAAGTAGGAATTCCTGAACCGTCTGTTGGGAATAAATTAGTGTTGACAACGCGTTCATTTGATGTGTGTCGAAAAATGGGTTGTAGAGCAATTAAAGTAAAGCCTTTGGTGGAAGAAGAGGCATGGAAGTTGTTCTCGGAAAAGGTGGGTCGTGATATTCTAAATGTTCCAGGGGTGGAACCAATTGCAAAAAAGATTGCTAAGCGTTGTGCGGGTTTGCCCTTGGGAGTAATTACTGTAGCTTCTTGCATGAAGGGCATTGATGACCTTTCTGAATGGAGGAACGCACTAAAGGAATTAAGCGAACACAAACAAAGTGTTAATGAATTGGAAGATGAGGTGTTCCAGCAGCTGCGATTTAGTTATGATCGTTTGAATGATCTAAAACTTCAACGTTGTTTTCTCAGTTGTGCTTTATATCCTGAAGATTGGAGAATTAAAGAGAGAGAGCTTGTTAAACTATGGATTGCGGAAGGGCTTGTGGAAGAAATGGATAGCAGGCAGGCAGAATTTGACAAGGGTCATGCAATAATTAATAGACTCAAAAACAATTGTTTGTTAGAAGATTTTTCTGAATTGGTAAAGAAGTATCGTCTTATAAGCGATATGGCATACAATAAAAGAGGGGTAAAGATGCATGGTCATACGAGGTATATGGCATGCAATAAAAGACGGGTAAAGATGCATGATCTTACAAGGGACATGGCATTACATATCAAAAGTACAAAACCTCGATTCTTGGTAAAAGCTGGCATGGGATTAAGGGAGCCACCAAATGTGCAAGAATGGAGTGAGGATTTGGAGAAGGTTTCATTGATGAGGAATCGGATGTTAGAAGTTCTGTATCCTTTGGAAATGTCACCACCAAAGTGTCCGATGCTCACAACATTGTTGCTGGCTGATTGTGGTATAAAGGGTATTCCGGAAGGTTTCTTCAACCATATGGATGGACTCAAGATTCTTAATCTTTCTGGGAATCCTATCAAGAGTCTCCCAAATTCCATATCAAATTTGAAGAATCTCACTGAATTATTGCTTGCTTTCTGTAAAAAGTTAGACGATGTGCCATTTTTGTCAAAGCTTCGAGTTTTAAAAGAGTTGGATCTTCAAGGAACAAAAATCAAGGAAGTCCCTCATGGGTTGGAAAACCTGTTGAGTCTCAAGTACCTAAATCTAGAACATTCGATCATACATGAGATCCCGAATGGAATATTGTCCAAACTTTCTTGCCTTcaatatttgaatgttattggAACATTGATAAGTGGGAAGGACGTTGGTGAGTTGAAGAAATTGGAAATGATTAAAGGGAGGTTTTACGACTTCCGCGACTTGAGCATGTATCTCCAAGCTTGTCATGATGGAGAAGAGCCTCGTAAATATATCATCCATGTGGGCAAAAGACAATCTCCGGTAAGTATAGCAACAAAAAGCATTAAATTACGGGATTGTAATATCTCCAATCAGATTATGCTTCCACGTGACATTGAGGAATTGTACGTTCGTAACTGCACTTTCTGTTGTCACGAAAACTATCCGCTTTTCTCCAGGTTTGTCCTAACCTCACTTAACACCTTTTCCTCTCTTACATCTCTTGAAATAAGGGatgtaaaaaatatgaaaaagttgttCTCTCCAAACTGCATGCCGCTAAAATTAGAAGTGCTTAAGATTTCATTATGTGTCCAATTGGAGGAAATAATAGCATTAGATTTTGAATCAAACGAAAGAGGAAGGGCTACCATGGAATTTTGTCTTCTGAAATTAAAGGAACTTGTATTGGAATGCCTACCTGAGTTGAAGAGCATTTGCAAAGTTGATGCCGTGGTGGTTTGTGAATCTCTTAAATGGATTGACGTAAGAgattgtcgaaaattaaaaaggCTGCCTTTTAGTCTTCCCCAAATCCGATCATCTTCACCTCTCTCATTTTCCATTTATGTAACGCCAGAGGAGTGGTGGAAATCAGTGGAATGGGATGATTACCATGCCCAGTCTCTTTTGGAGCCATTCGTGACTTTTTTAAGCACTTAA